A stretch of Raphanus sativus cultivar WK10039 unplaced genomic scaffold, ASM80110v3 Scaffold2866, whole genome shotgun sequence DNA encodes these proteins:
- the LOC130506083 gene encoding protein POLLENLESS 3-LIKE 2, translating to MMMKDVFRPTKSAPSSPAKPLGISRTRSESFHAIHKVPVGDSPYVRAKNVQLVEKDPERAIPLFWSAINAGDRVDSALKDMAIVMKQQDRAEEAIEAIKSLRVRCSDQAQESLDNILLDLYKRCGRLDDQIALLKHKLFLIQKGLAFNGKRTKTARSQGKKFQVSVEQEATRLLGNLGWALMQRDNFSEAEDAYRRALSIAPDNNKMCNLGICLMKQGRIDEAKETLRRVKPAVVDGPRGVDSHLKAYERAQQMLRDLGSETMRRGGGDRVEQRKLFDAMFGSSSVWQPQPCREQQSVKAAAKPKSDGYGDENVKTDVNVVVNPLRVDAKPFFSSKLINSNSEKLKRTRSGVLSSCGGDEGEANAKRRLSMEKRAIDCGL from the exons atgatgatgaaagaTGTATTCAGACCGACCAAATCCGCACCTAGTTCTCCCGCAAAGCCACTCGGCATCTCCCGCACTCGGTCTGAATCATTTCACGCTATCCACAAAGTTCCTGTCGGAGACAGTCCTTATGTCAGAGCCAAGAACGTTCAG TTGGTGGAGAAGGATCCCGAGAGAGCGATTCCTCTGTTTTGGTCGGCCATTAACGCCGGAGACAGAGTAGACAGTGCTCTGAAAGATATGGCCATCGTGATGAAGCAGCAAGATCGGGCAGAAGAAGCCATCGAAGCTATTAAATCTCTCAGAGTCAGGTGTTCAGATCAAGCACAGGAGTCTCTCGACAACATCCTCCTAGATCTCTACAAG AGATGTGGGAGATTAGACGACCAGATCGCACTTTTGAAACACAAACTCTTCTTGATCCAAAAAGGACTCGCCTTTAACGGGAAACGAACCAAAACCGCTAGGTCTCAGGGGAAGAAGTTCCAAGTCTCCGTGGAGCAGGAAGCCACGCGGCTGCTGGGGAACTTGGGATGGGCTTTGATGCAGAGAGACAACTTCTCGGAAGCAGAAGATGCCTACAGGAGAGCGCTATCGATCGCGCCGGACAACAACAAGATGTGTAACCTAGGGATCTGCCTTATGAAGCAAGGAAGGATCGACGAAGCCAAAGAGACGCTGCGCCGCGTGAAGCCCGCGGTCGTGGACGGTCCTAGAGGTGTGGATTCGCATCTGAAAGCTTACGAGAGAGCGCAGCAGATGCTTAGGGATCTTGGCTCCGAGACGATGAGGAGAGGAGGGGGTGATAGAGTTGAGCAGAGGAAGCTTTTCGACGCCATGTTTGGTTCTTCCTCTGTATGGCAGCCTCAGCCTTGTAGAGAACAACAGAGCGTGAAGGCCGCGGCTAAACCGAAGAGTGATGGATACGGTGACGAGAACGTGAAGACGGATGTGAATGTGGTGGTGAACCCATTGAGGGTGGATGCAAAGCCGTTCTTCTCTTCTAAGCTGATAAACAGCAATAGCGAGAAGCTGAAGAGGACGAGATCGGGAGTGTTGAGTAGCTGTGGTGGTGATGAGGGAGAGGCAAACGCGAAGAGGAGACTGTCGATGGAGAAGAGAGCGATAGACTGTGGATTA
- the LOC130494453 gene encoding uncharacterized protein LOC130494453 isoform X2 codes for MKLDVNVLRYLSKDDFRVLTAVEMGMRNHEIVPSELVDRIAGLKHGGTYKVLKNLLKYKLLHHDRSKYDGFRLTYLGYDFLAIKTLVNRGVFTGVGRQIGVGKESDIFEVAQEDGTILAMKLHRLGRTSFRAVKSKRDYLRHRSSFSWLYLSRLAALKEFAFMKALQEHDFPVPKAIDCNRHCVIMSLVQGYPMVQVKQLQNPETVFEKIIGIVVRLAEHGLIHCDFNEFNIMIDDEEKITMIDFPQMVSVSHQNAQMYFDRDIECIFKFFRKRFNMTFQEDRDDDDTEVEVDENSRPSFYDITKDANALDRELEASGFTKKEQNDLDKFIEGGLEKSTDSDEDEESDDEEQTFESNEERNLNEMNSLQLQEENRSDEVEAEVELDDNEKSESSGDDENEAERDEELDKKLGKQRRRAMAAARGGRKSQSSRNTYKDKGGRSQNSKIHSNMSGCW; via the exons ATGAAGCTTGACGTGAATGTGTTGAGATATCTCTCGAAAGATGATTTTAGAGTTCTCACTGCTGTCGAGATGGGAATGCGAAAT CATGAGATTGTTCCTTCTGAGCTCGTCGATCGCATTGCTGGTCTAAA ACATGGAGGAACATACAAAGTCTTGAAGAACTTGCTCAAGTATAAACTTTTGCATCACGACCGCTCTAAAT ATGATGGATTCAGACTCACTTATCTGGGATACGACTTTCTTGCCATTAAAACATTGGTCAACCGTGGTGTCTTTACCGGTGTTGGTCGTCAGATTGGGGTTGGTAAAGAGTCAG ACATATTTGAGGTGGCTCAGGAAGATGGAACTATACTGGCAATGAAGTTGCATAGACTAGGGAGAACCTCCTTCAGGGCTGTCAAATCTAAGCGTGACTACTTGAGGCATCGCAGTAGTTTCAGCTGGTTGTATCTCTCCCGTCTCGCCGCTCTCAAGGAGTTTGCTTTTATGAAG GCATTGCAAGAACATGACTTTCCCGTTCCAAAAGCCATTGATTGCAATAGGCACTGTGTTATCATGTCTCTTGTGCAAGGCTACCCCAT GGTTCAGGTGAAGCAATTACAGAACCCTGAGACAGTTTTCGAGAAGATTATAGGCATTGTTGTTCGTTTGGCTGAGCATGGTCTAATCCATTGTGATTTCAATGAATTCAACATCATG ATTGATGATGAAGAGAAGATAACGATGATTGACTTTCCACAAATGGTATCTGTTTCACACCAAAATGCACAAAT gtaCTTTGACCGTGATATCGAATGCATCTTCAAGTTTTTCAGAAAAAG GTTTAATATGACTTTCCAAGAAGATAGAGATGATGATGACACAGAGGTGGAAGTGGATGAGAACAGCAGACCATCTTTCTACGATATAACTAAAGATGCCAATGCTTTGGATCGAGAACTAGAAGCTAGTGGTTTCACAAAAAAGGAGCAGAATGACCTCGATAAA TTTATTGAAGGTGGGCTGGAGAAGAGTACAGATTCCGACGAGGATGAGGAATCTGATGATGAAGAGCAAACTTTTGAGTCAAATGAGGAAAGAAACCTAAATGAAATGAACTCACTACAGTTGCAAGAGGAG AATAGATCAGATGAAGTTGAGGCAGAAGTTGAATTGGATGATAATGAGAAAAGCGAAAGCAGTGGAGATGATGAAAATGAAGCTGAAAGAGATGAG GAGCTGGACAAAAAACTAGGCAAGCAAAGACGCAGAGCAATGGCAGCAGCCAGGGGAGGTAGAAAGTCACAGTCTTCAAGAAACACATACAAGGACAAAGGTGGCCGTTCCCAAAACTCCAAGATCCACAGCAACATGAGTGGCTGCTGGTGA
- the LOC130494453 gene encoding uncharacterized protein LOC130494453 isoform X1: protein MKLDVNVLRYLSKDDFRVLTAVEMGMRNHEIVPSELVDRIAGLKHGGTYKVLKNLLKYKLLHHDRSKYDGFRLTYLGYDFLAIKTLVNRGVFTGVGRQIGVGKESDIFEVAQEDGTILAMKLHRLGRTSFRAVKSKRDYLRHRSSFSWLYLSRLAALKEFAFMKALQEHDFPVPKAIDCNRHCVIMSLVQGYPMVQVKQLQNPETVFEKIIGIVVRLAEHGLIHCDFNEFNIMIDDEEKITMIDFPQMVSVSHQNAQMYFDRDIECIFKFFRKRFNMTFQEDRDDDDTEVEVDENSRPSFYDITKDANALDRELEASGFTKKEQNDLDKFIEGGLEKSTDSDEDEESDDEEQTFESNEERNLNEMNSLQLQEEEQNRSDEVEAEVELDDNEKSESSGDDENEAERDEELDKKLGKQRRRAMAAARGGRKSQSSRNTYKDKGGRSQNSKIHSNMSGCW from the exons ATGAAGCTTGACGTGAATGTGTTGAGATATCTCTCGAAAGATGATTTTAGAGTTCTCACTGCTGTCGAGATGGGAATGCGAAAT CATGAGATTGTTCCTTCTGAGCTCGTCGATCGCATTGCTGGTCTAAA ACATGGAGGAACATACAAAGTCTTGAAGAACTTGCTCAAGTATAAACTTTTGCATCACGACCGCTCTAAAT ATGATGGATTCAGACTCACTTATCTGGGATACGACTTTCTTGCCATTAAAACATTGGTCAACCGTGGTGTCTTTACCGGTGTTGGTCGTCAGATTGGGGTTGGTAAAGAGTCAG ACATATTTGAGGTGGCTCAGGAAGATGGAACTATACTGGCAATGAAGTTGCATAGACTAGGGAGAACCTCCTTCAGGGCTGTCAAATCTAAGCGTGACTACTTGAGGCATCGCAGTAGTTTCAGCTGGTTGTATCTCTCCCGTCTCGCCGCTCTCAAGGAGTTTGCTTTTATGAAG GCATTGCAAGAACATGACTTTCCCGTTCCAAAAGCCATTGATTGCAATAGGCACTGTGTTATCATGTCTCTTGTGCAAGGCTACCCCAT GGTTCAGGTGAAGCAATTACAGAACCCTGAGACAGTTTTCGAGAAGATTATAGGCATTGTTGTTCGTTTGGCTGAGCATGGTCTAATCCATTGTGATTTCAATGAATTCAACATCATG ATTGATGATGAAGAGAAGATAACGATGATTGACTTTCCACAAATGGTATCTGTTTCACACCAAAATGCACAAAT gtaCTTTGACCGTGATATCGAATGCATCTTCAAGTTTTTCAGAAAAAG GTTTAATATGACTTTCCAAGAAGATAGAGATGATGATGACACAGAGGTGGAAGTGGATGAGAACAGCAGACCATCTTTCTACGATATAACTAAAGATGCCAATGCTTTGGATCGAGAACTAGAAGCTAGTGGTTTCACAAAAAAGGAGCAGAATGACCTCGATAAA TTTATTGAAGGTGGGCTGGAGAAGAGTACAGATTCCGACGAGGATGAGGAATCTGATGATGAAGAGCAAACTTTTGAGTCAAATGAGGAAAGAAACCTAAATGAAATGAACTCACTACAGTTGCAAGAGGAG GAGCAGAATAGATCAGATGAAGTTGAGGCAGAAGTTGAATTGGATGATAATGAGAAAAGCGAAAGCAGTGGAGATGATGAAAATGAAGCTGAAAGAGATGAG GAGCTGGACAAAAAACTAGGCAAGCAAAGACGCAGAGCAATGGCAGCAGCCAGGGGAGGTAGAAAGTCACAGTCTTCAAGAAACACATACAAGGACAAAGGTGGCCGTTCCCAAAACTCCAAGATCCACAGCAACATGAGTGGCTGCTGGTGA